The nucleotide window CACCACACCTAGATGTCTTGATCGACAGCACACTCTACACGACATTTGTCATTCGTGCCGTCACCCCCTCTGGTCTTGTGCGAAGCTCAAAACGTCGCCATTCCCACCTAGCCCCTCCAACCCTCACAAACGATTCTCACCATCTCGATAATTCGTCCTAGAGCTAGGCACACTCACTCCGCCGAAACCACAACACCGCAACCATGGCGGATGAAGACAAACCCCAAACTCTCAAGTCTGTCTTCACCTCGGCCGAAAAGAAGCGATTCACCCTCGAAAACTCGTAcgaggcctcgtcgccgaacTACCTTGACGACCTCCGCAACGCCATCTCCGAGTACGAGACCTGCCTCGACCTCAtctcccgcgccgccctcttctcccctAACGAGTCGCTCGAGGACCTCTCCACCTCATCTCTACCGTATCTCCTTATCACCGCCCACCTTGCCGACTTGCATCAGAAGCTTCCCTCGCGCCGTCCCATCGAGCGccgcgtcgccctcgagcgcgcACGTGAGTCTTACGAGACCTTCCTCGGGTTCCTTGACTCCTACGACCTCCTGTCTGCTCAGCAAAAGATACTTTACGAACGCTACACCGATGAGCCCCTCGCCTTTTCGACTCTCGGCACCAACGACGCGGCTAAGCGCCGCGACGCGAAAATCGCAAACTTCAAATCGGAGCGCGCCCTCCGCGAGCGACTGGACACGCTGCGCCGGAACCCGCGGTACCAGAACGAagatggtgacgacgaggttgtgCGCGAACTACACCTAGCCCACCTAGCGTATGCGGCACACATGGCCTTTCAGGGCTTGGAGGGCATCAAccgcgagctcgaggtcctGGCTCAGGCCACAGTGCCCCTGATGCCGTCCCCGACGTccgtggaggaggatgagcGACGCCGCACGGTCGAGCGTAGTTCCGACGGCTAcgtcgagcgcctcgaggcACCGCGCCGGCTACAAAGCTTGTTTGGTCAGCGGAGAGGCCCGATACTGTCCAAGGATGGCAAGCCACTACAGCCTTTCACCCTCGTCGGTAACCGGGGGCAGATGGCTGCGGACGTGTTCCGGCCAGGCCATAACCTGCCGACGATGAGCATCGATGAGTACCTCGAAGTGGAGCGTGAGCGGGGAGGTATCATagagggaggcggcgaggcaaGCTG belongs to Colletotrichum higginsianum IMI 349063 chromosome 5, whole genome shotgun sequence and includes:
- a CDS encoding TAP42-like family protein, with the translated sequence MADEDKPQTLKSVFTSAEKKRFTLENSYEASSPNYLDDLRNAISEYETCLDLISRAALFSPNESLEDLSTSSLPYLLITAHLADLHQKLPSRRPIERRVALERARESYETFLGFLDSYDLLSAQQKILYERYTDEPLAFSTLGTNDAAKRRDAKIANFKSERALRERLDTLRRNPRYQNEDGDDEVVRELHLAHLAYAAHMAFQGLEGINRELEVLAQATVPLMPSPTSVEEDERRRTVERSSDGYVERLEAPRRLQSLFGQRRGPILSKDGKPLQPFTLVGNRGQMAADVFRPGHNLPTMSIDEYLEVERERGGIIEGGGEASWHRPEPDEDDFDKADEETMKARAWDEFVEANPKGSGNTLNRG